One stretch of Ipomoea triloba cultivar NCNSP0323 chromosome 8, ASM357664v1 DNA includes these proteins:
- the LOC116027074 gene encoding protein vip1-like encodes MFHSLPTNFYFKYTPPLLNTCTTYVVAKSCLKSSHPGNQHSMNNPGGYTAEVTNLSPIATEKELHHFFGLCGKIDRIQILRASEVASTAYVSFRSSHALEIAVFLNGAIIVDQPVCISRWEHYKDDDIWNQICWKSEEATHSSSIIEEASSDSGVGEQDGAEKVMSVVKRMLWKGYVVGKDGLERARALEQSHQVSASILKALSEAAEAAVEFGSQGMHY; translated from the exons ATGTTCCACTCTCTTCCTACAAATTTCTACTTCAAATACACACCGCCCCTTCTAAATACTTGTACGACTTACGTTGTAGCCAAATCTTGCTTAAAGTCAAGTCATCCAG GCAATCAGCATAGCATGAATAATCCAGGTGGTTACACTGCTGAAGTTACAAATCTCTCCCCTATTGCTACCGAGAAGGAGCTTCATCATTTTTTTGGTCTCTGTGGAAAGATTGATCGTATCCAGATTCTCAG agcTAGTGAAGTTGCAAGTACAGCCTATGTGAGCTTTAGATCTTCACATGCATTGGAAATCGCTGTATTCCTTAAT GGCGCCATAATTGTGGATCAACCTGTATGCATATCCCGTTGGGAACACTACAAAGATGATGATATCTGGAACCAGATTTGCTGGAAGTCTGAAGAAGCAACTCATTCTTCATCAATTATT gAAGAGGCATCATCAGATTCAGGAGTTGGTGAGCAAGATGGTGCGGAGAAAGTAATGAGCGTGGTTAAAAGAATGTTATGGAAAGGGTATGTAGTAGGAAAAGATGGTTTGGAAAGAGCTAGAGCTTTGGAGCAATCGCATCAAGTGTCAGCCAGTATCTTAAAGGCTTTGAGTGAAGCGGCAGAAGCTGCGGTTGAGTTCGGCAGTCAAGGCATGcattattaa
- the LOC116028072 gene encoding GTP-binding protein ERG: MRAFKALRVLSLSVSTQPSLPRFNLSVFYRFYSAQPQEADNSSASALPSSSSSEEEEFSSSDVFDSSEYALGSDLTGNSESNTSGVPTWDDKYRDEVRRRVFGEDIPQASSSRVFVKEEEKRRRAAALAKSLLEVAIGRSENEGEVQEDGRLVKEEDQKSVSVGIIGAPNAGKSSLTNSMVGTKVAAVSRKMNTTTDEVLGVLTKGNTQICFFDTPGLMLKKTGFPYRDMKVRVHSAWSSVSLYDVLLVIFDVHRHLTKPDSRVVKLIERMGSEVDKNQKRVLCMNKVDLVKKKKDLLKVTEEFKHLHGYDRHFMISGLKGSGVKDLTQYLMEQAVERPWDEIPFVFSEETMKNISMEIVREKLLDNVHQEVPYGIEHRLIDWRELRDGSLRIEQHLITPKISQRKILVGKKGSKIGKIGIDANEELRSIFKRNVHLVLMVRVKQ; encoded by the exons ATGAGAGCCTTCAAAGCCCTGAGAGTATTGAGCTTATCAGTATCAACCCAACCCTCCTTACCCCGTTTCAATTTATCCGTTTTCTATCGATTTTACTCTGCCCAACCTCAAGAAGCCGACAACTCCTCAGCCTCCGCGCTCCCTTCTTCATCGTCTTCGGAAGAAGAAGAGTTTTCATCTTCAGATGTTTTCGACAGCTCGGAATACGCATTAGGTTCGGATCTAACAGGGAATTCGGAGAGCAATACGAGCGGTGTGCCCACTTGGGATGACAAGTACAGGGATGAAGTTAGGAGGAGGGTGTTTGGGGAAGATATTCCCCAGGCGAGTAGTTCGAGAGTTTTCGTGAAGGAAGAGGAGAAAAGGAGGAGAGCTGCTGCCCTGGCGAAGAGCCTTCTTGAGGTTGCTATTGGGAGGAGTGAGAATGAAGGTGAGGTGCAGGAGGATGGGAGGTTGGTGAAGGAGGAGGATCAGAAATCTGTGTCTGTTGGGATTATTGGAGCTCCTAATGCTGGAAAATCTTCTCTCACCAATTCCATG GTTGGGACCAAAGTTGCTGCTGTCTCACGCAAGATGAATACTACGACGGATGAAGTGTTAGGAGTGCTGACTAAAGGAAACACACAAATT TGTTTCTTTGATACTCCAGGATTGATGTTAAAGAAAACTGGCTTCCCCTATAGAGACATGAAAGTGCGTGTTCATAGTGCCTGGAGTTCTGTTAGTCTTTATGATGTACTCCTTGTCATATTTGATGTTCATAGACACCTTACCAA GCCTGATTCAAGAGTAGTGAAACTGATTGAACGGATGGGTTCTGAAGTTGACAAAAACCAGAAACGTGTCTTGTGTATGAATAAAGTTGACTtggttaagaaaaaaaaagatttattgAAGGTTACCGAGGAATTCAAACATCTTCATGGATATGACAG GCATTTTATGATATCCGGGCTAAAGGGATCAGGGGTGAAAGATTTAACACAATACTTGATGGAACAG GCAGTTGAAAGGCCCTGGGATGAAATACCATTTGTCTTTAGTGAAGAAACTATGAAGAACATATCAATGGAAATTGTCAGGGAAAAGTTGTTAGATAATGTGCATCAG GAAGTTCCATATGGCATTGAACATCGCTTAATTGATTGGAGAGAATTACGAGATGGCTCTCTCAGAATTGAGCAGCATTTAATCACACCCAAGATAAGCCAACGCAAGATTCTTGTGGGAAAGAAGGGTTCTAAAATTGG GAAGATCGGCATTGATGCAAATGAGGAGTTGAGATCAATATTCAAGAGGAACGTCCATCTAGTCCTCATGGTTAGAGTTAAACAATGA
- the LOC116027839 gene encoding transcription factor PRE6-like, translating into MSSRRSSSRSRQSSDGVSRISEDQIADLVSKLQRLIPEIRNRSSDKASASKVLQETCNYIRRLHREVDDLSERLSELLESTDSDSAQAAIIRSLLM; encoded by the exons atgtctagCCGTAGATCATCATCGCGTTCCAGACAGTCGTCGGATGGAGTGTCCAGAATAAGCGAGGATCAGATCGCCGACCTCGTCTCCAAGCTCCAACGACTTATCCCTGAGATCCGCAACAGAAGTTCCGACAAg gCGTCGGCATCAAAGGTTTTACAAGAGACATGCAACTATATAAGAAGGCTGCACAGAGAAGTGGATGACTTGAGCGAAAGATTATCGGAGCTTTTGGAATCGACGGACAGCGATAGTGCTCAAGCTGCTATTATCAGAAGCTTACTCATGTGA